A single Planctomicrobium piriforme DNA region contains:
- a CDS encoding HpcH/HpaI aldolase family protein, whose product MSATELSGHNIGSWISSGSAVIAELAGGYGFDWLLIDLEHGNGTEADVPGQLRALRGSSSQPIVRVGAPHPDLIARVLDWGARGIMVPHVNSPEEAAACVQAMRYPPRGKRGVARSVRAFGYGLQPFTGSDPAADPIFIAQIETIEAVANAESIAAVDGVHVLFIGPADLQFDLQARPELATCDYETCLKQVAAAAKKAGKQAGILLKDPGELPRYLGLGYNWPAVDSDLGLLRTGYQHVLQTWKTSIAKT is encoded by the coding sequence ATGAGCGCAACTGAATTGAGCGGTCACAACATCGGCTCCTGGATCTCGTCCGGCTCCGCCGTGATTGCAGAACTGGCTGGCGGGTACGGCTTCGACTGGCTGTTGATTGACTTGGAACACGGCAACGGCACGGAAGCCGATGTGCCAGGACAACTGCGGGCGCTGCGCGGTAGTAGTTCCCAGCCCATTGTCCGAGTGGGTGCTCCACATCCTGATTTGATTGCCCGAGTCCTCGACTGGGGAGCTCGGGGCATTATGGTTCCGCATGTGAATTCCCCGGAAGAGGCCGCAGCCTGTGTCCAGGCGATGCGTTATCCGCCGCGGGGCAAACGGGGCGTTGCCCGATCCGTCCGCGCGTTCGGCTACGGATTGCAGCCGTTCACAGGCAGTGACCCCGCTGCCGATCCCATCTTCATTGCCCAGATCGAAACGATTGAAGCGGTCGCCAATGCTGAGTCGATCGCAGCGGTAGACGGCGTGCATGTGCTGTTCATCGGCCCGGCGGATCTGCAGTTCGATCTTCAGGCGCGGCCAGAGCTCGCAACCTGCGATTACGAAACCTGCCTCAAACAGGTCGCTGCCGCAGCGAAGAAGGCGGGGAAACAGGCAGGGATTCTGTTGAAAGACCCGGGGGAACTGCCGCGCTACCTGGGACTCGGCTACAACTGGCCTGCCGTCGATTCTGATCTCGGTCTCCTGCGGACGGGCTATCAGCACGTCCTGCAGACCTGGAAAACC
- a CDS encoding phosphotransferase family protein: MSLPSPSQANSGRSSIYYWKCDRPAAFHGTQSARDTAAIEPELKKVLQQAFQREAVQLRDGGGQGNHLTWVADIGDRTLFIRVEHGPEQDDHLEVESHVIECVRQRGVPTPKIYHVDSRRQQAAFAWQAMELIPAKDLNHWFKLGQLDAGKAAYAIGSAVARWQDTPVTGFGHFDPDELRRTGQLVGFHHTYRDYFWLNLERHLSFLVSREFLSTEEFGAIKAAIEQAEDLLTLRSGCLVHKDLAFWNVLGNDAGIAAFIDWDDAIAGDEMDDISLLACFHDAPAIVEALAGYQSVNPLPAESTGRFWLHLLRNMIVKSVIRVGAGYFDRNDGFFLIGAGLTGADLKQQTRSRLFRALDGLRLNLDPAQL; the protein is encoded by the coding sequence ATGAGCCTGCCTTCTCCATCTCAAGCGAACTCCGGCCGCAGCAGCATCTACTATTGGAAGTGCGACCGACCAGCGGCGTTTCATGGCACGCAGTCAGCGCGCGACACGGCTGCCATCGAGCCGGAGCTGAAGAAGGTTCTGCAACAGGCCTTTCAACGGGAAGCCGTGCAACTGCGGGATGGCGGCGGGCAGGGCAATCACCTCACCTGGGTTGCCGATATTGGAGACCGCACGCTGTTCATTCGGGTCGAGCATGGACCTGAACAGGACGATCATCTCGAAGTCGAGTCGCATGTCATCGAGTGTGTCCGTCAGCGCGGAGTGCCAACGCCGAAGATTTATCATGTTGACTCGCGGCGGCAACAGGCAGCTTTCGCCTGGCAGGCCATGGAACTGATTCCGGCCAAGGACTTGAATCACTGGTTCAAGCTGGGGCAACTCGACGCCGGCAAAGCGGCCTATGCCATCGGCAGTGCGGTCGCCCGCTGGCAGGATACGCCAGTCACCGGGTTCGGACATTTTGATCCCGACGAGCTGCGGCGGACCGGGCAACTGGTCGGGTTTCATCACACATACCGCGACTACTTCTGGCTCAACCTCGAACGGCACCTGTCGTTTCTTGTCTCCAGAGAGTTTTTATCCACGGAGGAATTCGGCGCGATTAAGGCGGCGATTGAGCAGGCCGAAGACTTGTTGACGCTGAGGTCCGGCTGTCTGGTGCACAAAGACCTCGCCTTCTGGAACGTGCTCGGAAATGACGCAGGTATCGCGGCATTTATTGACTGGGATGACGCCATCGCCGGTGATGAAATGGATGATATTTCGTTGCTCGCCTGCTTTCATGATGCCCCGGCGATTGTCGAAGCATTGGCCGGGTACCAGTCGGTCAACCCGCTTCCTGCGGAATCGACCGGTCGGTTCTGGCTGCATCTACTGCGGAATATGATCGTGAAGTCAGTGATTCGGGTCGGCGCTGGCTATTTCGACCGGAACGATGGATTCTTTCTGATCGGAGCCGGACTCACCGGCGCGGACTTGAAGCAGCAGACGCGGAGCCGACTGTTTCGCGCTCTCGACGGATTACGACTGAACCTGGACCCTGCACAACTATGA